The following DNA comes from Simkania negevensis Z.
ATCGCTTTAGTGATGATGACTGGAAAGCATTTCGCCTCCTTACTTGCAACACTTACTCTTGTCCCAGCTGCGCCGCTAATCAAGTCAGCACTTAGAGAAACCAAGCTCGAACCCCTTCTTCCAAAAACGGGAAAGTGGATGTCTCTCTACACCCTAGCCTTTTTAATCGGATGGTTCCTATGAACCCTCATTCCGCAACAGTTCATGAATATACACGCCCTTTTGGAAATCAGATGAGAAAAGGTCTTCTTCTCCAGCTTGAAGGAAAAGGTGGAGCTGAAAGTTGGGGAGAAATCGCGCCACTCGAGAATTTTAGCGACGAATCTTTCGAGCAAGCGAAAGCTGAACTTTTAGAAGAGCTTCCTCATTTGCTTTATGAGCAGTGGCATCCTGAATACCTTTCACCCTCTGTTCATTTTGGCATTGAATCTGCAATCTTGGATTTAACTTTGCCAACAGTCTCTGTGCCCATTCCAATCAATGCTTTAATTGTAGGCACCCCTGATGAGATGCGCGTTCAAGCTCAAAACCTCATAGGATATGAAGCAGTCAAAATCAAAGTCGGCCATCTTCAACTTGAAGAAAGCATCGATTTAGTCGAAGAGCTTCTCTCAATGATGCCCGAAGGAATGAAAGTTCGCATCGATGCTAACCAATCTTGGACGTATGATGACGGAATGACCTTTGCTCGCTCTTTTACCCCTGACACTTTTGAATATTTAGAAGAGCCTTTTAAAACATTTGAAGACTACGTTGCCTTCCCTTACCCGATTGCTCTTGATGAAACGGTGCGCCTAGCCCCCTCAACATCTTACCTCTCTCTTCCCTACCTTAGGGCCCTTATCATCAAACCCACATTAATGGGAGGATGCACCAAACTTGTCCCACTTTTACGGGAAGCAAAGCAAAAAGACGTCGATTTTATTTTAAGTAGTAGCTATGAAAGTGAATTAGGAATAGGTCTCTTGGCAAAAGTCGCATCGCGCCTTCAGTTGCCTCCAGTTCCAATGGGACTTGACACCTATCGACTCTTTAAAGATCGTCTCTTTGAAGAAACAATTAATTGTAATGAGGGAAAGCTCACCTTTCCCAAAAAGTGGAATTTAAGAGCGGGCTGTGTCATTGCACATGAATGCATTTGAGTGTCCTTTTAGCTATCACGGAAGAAAAAATCCTAAGCAAATTGCGTTAGTTAGCGCGCAAACGAATTGGGATTATAAAACTTGCCATCAGGTGATTGAAACCCTTGCAGCAGCGTTAAAACAACAAGGAGTCAAATCTGGCGACCGTGTTGCCATCTACCCGACCCTCGAGTTTTCTACTCCTCTCCTCTTTTTTGCCCTTTTTCGGTTAGGTGCAATTTGTTGTCCTCTTAACACGTATTCACCTCTTAATCAGCTCCCTCAAACACTCGATGCCCTCACTGCAACCTATTTCGTCTTTCCTAACACTCTCAAAAAAAAGATCCCTCAAGTAAAACAAATCGCCCTAACTTTCGAAACTCTTTTAAAAAAATCACCTTCTCTTTCAACAGATTCCCACTTTCTAAGTAAAGATGCTCGTGCAACTTACCTGATGACTTCTGGGACTACACAAACCCCTAAAATTGCCTGCCATTCTCTAGGAAACCACTACTACAGCGCTCTCGGTTCAAATGCTTACCTACCCGTTCAAACTGGCGATCGTTGGCTCCTCTCTCTTCCTCTCTATCATGTTGCTGGAATTGCTCTCCTTTTTCGCACGTTTTTAGCTGGTGCCACTGTGGTCATTCCAGAAGGAAAGCCCCACGAAGTAACAACTGTTTTAAACTCCAAAGCAACGCATGTTTCCTTCATTCCTACGCAATTGCAACGTCTCCTTGATAGTGCCTCATATAGCAACCTTTTGAAAATTCAACACCAACTCAAAAGCATTTTACTTGGAGGGTCCTCCATTGATACCTCTCTAGTCCAAACTTGCCGCGAACAAGGGCTCCCTGTTTTTCCTTCTTATGGAATGACTGAAATGAGCTCTCAAATCTGCACCCAATTTACAACCGATTGTTCGGCTTTTTCTCTTGGACATCCTCTTCCCTACCGAGAAATTGCTATTGATTCCAAAAATGAAATTCAAGTCCGAGGCAAAACACTCTTTCTCGGCTATCTCAATGAGCAAAAGTCTTTGAATCTCCCCTTGAATCTAAATGGCTTCTTTGCAACAGGTGATCTTGGGGTTTACTCCCCAAAATCAGGGCTCCAAATTCATGGACGCAAAGATCGCCTTTTTATCAGTGGTGGAGAAAACATCTACCCCGAAGAGATCGAAACTTATCTCAGACAGGTTGAAGGAATGATTGAGGTGCGGATTGAACCGAAGCTGGATGAGGAGTATGGAATGCGTCCTGTCGCCTTCATTCAAAGTGCTAAGTCCTACCACCAAGAAGAGCTTCAAGACTATTTGGGAAGTTTTTTGCCAAAGTATAAAATCCCTATTGCCTTTTACCCGCTAGAAAAAGGGATTCCTAAAGGACTCAAATCCCAAATATAAAAAAATAGTGCCACCCAAGAGTAGCACTATCATATAAGGACAGATCATATAAAAATGACTTTTAAACCCGAGTGATGGGTTTTTAAACTTTTCCGTCGCTTGCAAAGTTACGAAGAAGTTGGATCTCTCGGCCTTCTTTTTCTTCATGACCATAATTGAGGCGCAGAGCAATCGCATCGTATGCAATGAGAACAAGCTTACTGTAAATAAGAGCTGGGATTGCCCAAAGAGGTGCTTGCTCAAGCTTCCCGCGGAAGATATTCCCCATTCCATTGACGCAGTAAGAAAAATCGATCTCAGCTGACTTGTAGAACTTGTCTCGGGTCTCCTCATTTTTGGTAAGTCGAGCTGCGGCTTGGTGAAAACATCCAAGGGCTAGACCGATGACAACTTCAAGATACCCCATAGACTCTCTGGCAGCTCCAGTCGCAAGCGAAACTCCAGGAATCCAGCCAGCTTTACTTAAAAATTTTTCAATCCGTTTTAAATCTGTATCAATTGCTTTGTAATCAGGATTGACAATGCTATCGAATGTCTCAGAGACAGTCGTGTGCATTTTAGAATATAAATTAGTAATAAAAGACATTAAAATCACCCACTTTTCTATAAAAGACGACTAATTTATAAAACAAGGTGATATTAATAACAACGTTTATAATTATCTTTATTACGTTTTAATAAGATTTGTGATCTTTTTTTCTTCCAGGAGTTGCTAAAGGGTCTCTATTAAGTCGATCTTTCCCTAGCAAGTCGGATCCTCCCAAAGGGTGAGATCGAACACGAGGCGGATCCTTTGGCCCCGAATCATCATCGATGGAATCCCCTCTAAAAATTTTCTCATAAATCAATGCCCCAACTCCTCCTGCAGCATAATTGTAAATTCCGATTTGAATTCCAACTTTGAATGAAAGAGGCTGGAAAACCCAAGTTGTGATCCCTTGAGCTACGACAATAGGAGCTCCGGCTAGAAAGAAAAAGAGGGCATAATCGATCAATTTATGGGCCGTTTTACCATCAAAATATTCTTTACAACTCTTACATTGCTCTTCTACATAGGTACTTTCAAATAAATAGATGAAAGTTCCAGCTTGGAGAGTACTAAAAACGGCTCGATTCATAAGGGATTGGTTACTGAAAAACATCGAAGCAAATATATTGGCTGTGATAAACGTGGCAGAGGTCCACAGAGTCCTTTCAATATATCTTTCCATATTAGGAATGCCAAAGTGGGATTTTTGAACGCTCATTTCTCTTCTCCTTTGTAAATAATAGATTTTAATTTTTCAGGAATCGGTTGCGATTGTTTTCTTTTAGGGCAGTAGACGACATGAACAATAGATGCCGTTCCAATAAGCTCACCTTCTCTTTTCAGCTCTGTAGAGTAGGTAAACGAAGTGGTGCCAATACGGGTGAAATTTAGGGCCACCTCAACCCTTTCTCCTATTGTAATCGGAAGAAAGTAATCGGCTTCAGAATGGACGATGGGGAGTAAAAAGTTTCTTTGCTCTACCATCTGGGTTAAAGAAAATCCTGACATCCGCATAAATTCTTCAAAAGCTTCTAATGAAATTTGAAGTTGATTTGCGAAATATAAGACGCCAGTTGCATCCGTATCTTGCACACGGATAATTCTTTCATAAATAAACGACATAGCTTCAATTCCAAGCAAAAACAAGTCCCATTAATTTTATGTAAAGAGAACTTTTTTTTAAACTGTTTATTCTGAGTTTATGGCCCGCCTTAATACTATTAAAATGCCTCTCAAAAGGTATTTTGAGGCCATTCTGATCATTGTCTAAAATTCGGAAGGTTACCTATAATCACCAATTCGTTTCTAAGTAGATTGAGCATCGCATGGCAAAAGCACAACACATAAAACCTTCCTCAAACCTCGAGCTTCCTGAAGATCATACTCTGGATCTTGAGGGGCTTCCTAAAGCAGGTGATTACTCTGTGTTAAGTAAAGCTCTGCTGAAAAAGGGAGAGTTTTGCCTCCTTCATGGCGATATTTCAGGTCTCCGCTTTTTCGAGATGGCCATCAAACTCGATCCCGCAAATTCTAACTTGTTTTATCAGCAAGGTCTAGCACTATTTGAATACGGTAGCGAAGAAGGGAAAGAAGAAGAGCTTATCTTAGCAGGAAAAAGTTTCAAACGAGCTACAGCCTTGAGCCCGAGTTATTTTGAAGCTTGGCACGCCTGGGGCAACACGTTGTACCTTCTTGGAATCCGCAAAAGTGAACCTAGCTACTTTCAACATGCACGCAAGAAGTATGAAAAAGCTCTTACCCTTATTGCTGATCAACCTCAAGATATCTTAGCAGATCTCTACTGGGATCTCGGAGATCTTTGGTTAAAGCTTGCAGAAATCTCTGGAGAAGCCACCGACCTTAACCTCGCCTTAAAGTCTTATGAAAAAGCCACCCTTTATCAAGACGATTTCTCTGCTGAATTTTGGTTGAATTTTGGAGATGTCTATTTCAATCTCGGTGAAAAAACAAATGACCTCCGCCTCCATGTTAAGGCAATCAATTGCTACAAAAACAGCATCTCTATTACCATTTCCTCCCATACAGGATGGCTAAGACTAGCCGATACACTGAAAGAGATCTACAGCTACACCCATGACGAAGACCACTATTCACAAGCAAGTGAATGCTACTCGGCAGCAGCACAACTTTGTCCTAACGATGAACACCTCTGGACACGATGGGCAGAGCTCTTACTCGAAAGTGGGCTCCATTTTCGAGACACTACAAAGCTCCGTTCTTGCGTAGAAAAGTGCCATCGAGGACACCAGTGTAATCCAGATGCCATTCAACTCGTCGGCATTTGGGCAGAAGCTTTAGCCTACCTTGGCCTTTTCACAGAAAAGTTAGAGCTTCTCCATGAAGCTGAAAATAAGATTGAGGAGCTAGCAGAAGAGGCTCCAGAAGATCCTAATGTCCATTACTCTTATGGAATGTGCCTCATGGCAACTGCATCCTACTTCAAAGATGTCGATTTTTACTACCAGGCGATTGAAAAATTTCAGGAAGGTTTAAGCTTAAACCGCTCTCTTCACCGTTTATGGTTTGGGATTGCCATTGCTCACGTTTTAGCAGCAGAAATCGATCAAGACGATAAGAACTTTGAGCGGGCTTGCCGCTTTTTCGAGCGGGCTTTAAACCTGAAAGTGAATAGTACCTATCACTACAATTACGGCTACTGCTTGCTAAAATTCTCCGATTTAAACCAAGAGCAAGAAACGGTAGAACAAGCTGTTTACCACTTTGAAAAAGCAATCAGTATGCAAAAAAATGTTGCTTACCAGCATCCTGAGTGGCTCTACCATTATGCAATCTCACTTGATTATCTTGGTGAATACAACGAAAACGATAGCTCTTATGTCAAAGCGCTCGATATTTTAAATCATATTTTGATGCTTAATCCCGAATTTCCCCATATTCACAGCCAACTTGCCCTTACGTACAGCCATTATGCTGAGCTTGTAAATGAACCTGAAATCTATAAACGGGCCTTTCACCATTACCGGATTGCCCACCAGCGCGATAAAGAAAATGATCAAATCATTCTTGACTGGGGAATTACCCTAGTGAATCTCGCAGAACTTCTCGAAAACAGCGTGGAATCAGACGAATATTATCGCGATGCTGAGTACAAAATGATTCAGTCAGCGCGCTTAGGTAACCCCCACGCCTATTTTTCTCTTGCCTGCCTTTATTCTCTACTGGGAGATTATGACCGTAGCATCTGCTTTTTAGAAAAAGCTCATGCCTTTGAAAGCCTTCCTTCAATCGAAGAAGTCTTGGAAGACGAATGGTTAGAAGGTGTGCGAGAAACAGATGCATTTTCCCGTTTCATAGAAAAAGTTGAATCAAACGTTCAAGAATAAGGTCTATTCTGTTAAAATAGCCTTTTCTAGTCACTTAAGTAGGAAGCGATGAATACCCGTAGCATGATCTTTGTGATTGGCTTAACTGCCATCCTCTTTTTCGTAAACCAGCACTTCACCTCTAAACGCCAGCAAGAATATGCTGAAGAGCGAAAGCAACAAGAGCTCGTTCAAAAAGAGCAAATGTCAACAGTGAAACAAGAGCTTGAGCAGCGCACTGCCTCGGCAAAACAACTTCCTCTCACTCGCTTATTTGAAGATCTACAAGGACACACCTTTCTCTCTTGGTCAGTTATTTCATCAGATGATTCTTACCTTACAATGAATTGGGCAGAAAAAATGCCCAAGCAAATCTACGTTCAAAAAGGAAGCAACTTCATTCCGGTTCATCTCATCACCGGAGAAACAGGAGTCGGCAAACTCTCCCTTTACAGTGCAGCTCACCAACCTGAAATTGTATCGACCTACGTCCCTCAGATCGGGATGCAAGACGTTCAGCTCGTCACTTTCTTAAATGGAGCTGTTCAAGTCACCTTAGCAGAATATGAAAATGGCCAGATGCTTTTTCCTGCTGAAACTCCCTCGTCTAACGCTATCGCTATGTATCAACTTGAAGGAGCTTACCTTCCTGTCGGCCTGTACAATGCTGCAAAGAACTCTTTTCAACCCATGACAAACTTTAAAACATTTGAGAATCTCACGACCTACCGCCTTGACATGCACCCTTCTGGAACCCCAAGTCAGGAAAAGTTCTATGTCCTGGAAAACGAATACATGCAAGTTGTCTTTTCGAACTGGGGTGGAGCCATTGCAGAAGTGAATCTTCCCTTCGAAAAAACTTCATCTGAGAGCGTCGTTCTTCCTATCAGCTTTGATCGGATCATCGATAAAAAATACCCTTCGAATGCCCACTTTCCCAGCCGCCCTTTCTACGCTCCTGTAAAAGGATCGGAACCTGTTTTAAAACAACCAACAGAAGGGGGTTACTATCCGATGCTCCGCCGTGGGATTCAAAAAGGTGCCGATTACCCTCCTTATACGGTTCCTCCCCAATATTACGGATTTAACATTGTCTCTGAAGATCCAGAAACATCGCAGGTTTTTTATGAAATGACCCGCTTTGATGAAAATTCCATCGAGTTCACAGCCAATTTCCAAAACCGTCGCATCACAAAAATCTATTCATTTCCAAAGACAAAGGAGCCTGCTCCTTACTGCCTCTTTGCCTCTGTAAAAGTGGATGGGGATTCACGTGGACTCTGGGTCACATCAGGAGTTCCTGAAGTGGAACTAATTTCTGGAAGCCCCGCCCCTATCATCAAATATAGCAGCGTTCAAAACCAAAAGTCGGTTGTAGATAAGCTTTCTCTGCCAAAAGAATCGACGACAATGAGTTCCATCGAACCTGATTGGGTTGCCAACTCTAACGGATATTTTGCGATTATCATGGACCCTCTAAGTGAAATTTCAGCAGGGTTTCAAGCCAACAAGGTTCCAGGTAATCTTGATCCCTCACGCATCGCGATGATTGACGCAAAATATGACCTCTACCCTGTCAGCAAGTACCCAGGTTACATGGTACACATGCCCCTTCGCAAAACCTCACAGCCCCTTGATTTTCGTCTTTTCATGGGACCTCAAGAGCACACCATTCTCAAGCAAGTAGATGCTACGTTCACTAATCAAGTGACCGGATATAATCCTCATTACACTGAAACACAGAGTTTCCATGGATGGTTCTCATTCATTTCTGAGCCTTTTGCTAAGTTTCTCTTTCTCATCATGAACTTCTTCTATAAAATCACCCACTCATGGGGATTTTCGATCATCTTGCTCACCATCGTTCTCCGGATCATGATGTATCCCCTCAATGCCTGGTCGATTAAATCGAATCTTAAGCTGCAAGCTCTCAGTCCTAAGATGAAGAAAATTCAAGACAAATACAAGAAAGATCCCAAAAGACAACAGCTTGAAATGATGCAGCTTTACAAGCAGCATAAAGCCAATCCACTTGGAGGATGTCTCCCACTTATCATTCAAATGCCTTTCTTGATTGGAATGTTTGATCTCCTCAAATCGACATTTTCTCTTCGAGGAGCTTCATTCATCCCAGGTTGGATCGACAACTTGACAGCCCCCGATGTTCTCTTTTCTTGGAGTTACCCGATCCCCTTCATCGGCACCTCTTTCCACCTCCTTCCGATCCTGCTCGGGGTGGTGATGTTCTTCCAACAAAAGCTAATGACGTCGAAAAACAAAGAGGAAATGACCGATCAGCAAAAACAACAGCAAAAAATGGGTTCAATCATGACAATAGCCTTCACAGTGCTGTTCTATAAGTTTCCTTCAGGGCTTAACATTTACTGGTTCTCATCAATGCTCCTCCAAATCTTACAGCAATGGTACGCTTCGAAGCGGACACAGCTTAAAAATAACCCAAACAATCCAAGAGAAGTTGTCATCAACCCTAAAAAGAGCAAATAAGCACCTAACCAATGAGAACATGGCACGACTTTCTTAAGATGCTTGAGAAAGATCTGGGAAAAGAAACCGTTGATAAGTGGCTAAGGCCACTTAAGATTCTGAAATTTGATGCAGCTAATCTCTACTTAGATGCAACTGACTCGTTTCAAATTCTCTGGTACAAAGAGCATGTCACCAAAGAGCTCATGGATCCAAATGGCCGCAAAATTAAGCTCCATTTTTATCTCAACGGGCAACCCCTTAAGAGCCGCGTAAAAAAAACCACTACAGAAGAATCCAGCCCAAAGCAGTACTTTTCTCCAGACCACCTCGCTTCTCATGCAACCTTTGAAAATTTCATCAAAGAAGAGTCTCCGTTTCTCGCTTGCGATTTGCTGACCCATATCGACAGCACATATAACCCCATCTTTCTCTACGGCCCATCAGGATGCGGGAAAACCCATCTCCTAATGGCCACCGCCCATAAATTAAAAAAAGATGGAAAAAATGTCTTCTACGTCCGTGCGGAAACTTTTACTGAACATGTGATCCGGGCCTTTCGAACCAGTAGCCTTCAAGAATTTCGCCCTACCTATAGAAACTTAGATTGTCTCATCCTCGATGACATCCAAATGTTAAAAGGAAAAAATACCACTCAAGAAGAACTCTTTCATACCTTCAATAGGCTCCACACACAAGGAATGCAAATTGTACTCAGCTCTAGCTCTTCCCCTCGTGAGCTTGATGGAATTGAAGAACGTCTCAAAAGTCGTTTTGAGTGGGGAATTACCCTTCCTCTATCTGTAGCTACCTCCTCTGAATGCAAACAAATTCTCGCCAAACGCTCTGAGTCTCTTTCTTTACCTCTTACAGAACTGATGCAAACCCACCTTCTTCGAACCTTTCAAACCCTTCCCTCCCTTATTAGAGCCCTTGAAGCCCTAGCTCTGCGCCTCCATCAATCCCAGCTCAAACTAGACATCTCGATGATCGACCATCTCCTTCAAGATCTCATTCGAGAAGAGAAAGGACAGCAACTGACTCCAGATATAATCTTGCAACACATTGCCGAAACATTCCAGGTAAATGCCGAAGACATTATGGGAAAAAGTCAAAATAAAGAGCACGTTTTACCTCGCAAAATGGCGATGTATTTCTGCCGCACTATCCTACGGATGCCCTATTTAAAAATTGGGGAGTTCTTTTCACGCGACCATTCAACAGTGATGTCTAGCGTGAAGCAGATTGAAAAAGGGAAAGCCTCCAAAGATAAAAACATCGCTCCGGCCCTCTTTCAAATCCAACAAAAATTCCTCAACTACTGATACCAGCAGCAACTAAAAAAGCCCAGAACTCAAGATATTCATATATATATATTTATAATAAATAAACTGCTATAAGTTAAGGAGATAAAAAGAGGCTGTTTATGGCAATAAAAATTCTCAATAATCCCCAAATTCCAAATACCTGGTGGCCTTCTATGGCTTCTCTTCAAATTCTTCCAAGCGACCTTTTTCTGAAAATCGTCTGTGAAATCCTACCAAGGACCTACTCCCCTCTCGATCCTGATCTAGAAGAAAGAAGTGAAAAACATTTTACCTTGCTATCTGTGTTTGCAAACTTGTTTTCTCTAAAAATGCAGGAGATGCCTCCTTATTATTGGACATCACCTCAATCCCCCTTTTACAACAAATCTTGGATCTCAAGCTCTCTACAATGCTACCCAAACATCCCCTATAAAACTCTAAAGGCTTTATCAGAAAAGAAAATTCAAGGTCAGTCTAATTTATTATTCCAAGGTCAAATTTATCAACTTCTTCAGGGGATTACAGGGCAAAAAACCCCACAGAGATTTTCTTCTCCCGCTTTTCCCTCAAATTGCAAAGCAGGTCAAAGACTAGAAAAAAAAACCAATAATTTGAGTGGGGATATATTCTACTTTTTGAAAGAGGGATACTACGGTAGAGCTTTAGATGCTCTAAAAGATCATCCTTTTCATCAAGCAGCCTTAAAAGGAGATGTATCTTACTTAAGAGAGCATCTAAAAGATCATCCTACTTTTCCATTCGATATTCTTCATCCCGTTGAGTTAGCTTGCTTTTCAGGAAATTTAGAAGCTGTGCAATTGCTCATCAAAGAAGCTCCCCAACATTTAGACCTTCTCGGGGCTGCAATAGCATCAGGCCACCTGAGCATTTTTCGAGAAGTCGTTTCTCTGGACCCTTCTAAACTTGCAAAGATTGAGATTGATGGCACCACTCGACTTCATGAAGCTGCTCGTAGTGGTCACTTAGAGATTTTTCGAGAGATTTACTCCCTATATCCTGAGTTCCTTGATATCTGTGATAATTTTGGCCTCACTCCACTAAATGAAGCTGTAAGAAAGGGTAAACTGCATATCGTTCGCGAAATTGTAACTCATAATCCTTCCCATCTGTTCATCAATGACGATGAAGGAAACACTCATCTACATGAAGCTGTCCAAAATGGTCATTTAGATATTTTTCATGAAATCATGAGCCTAAATCCTTCTCTACTACTGGTGACCAATCACTGGGGGGAAGCTCCTATTCACATTGCTGCTCAAATGGGTCATCCAGAAGTCATTCGAGAAACTGCTCATCACAATCTTTCTCTTCTTTCTGCTGCAAATACTTATGGGGAAACACCTCTACATTTAACCATAAAATGCGACCAACTCAACGCTTTTCGAGAAATTGTTCACCATAATCCTTCTCTTCTTTCTACTGCAATTGCTGATGGGAACACACCCCTTCATTTAGCGATAAAATACAAGCAACGTGAAATCATTCTTGAAATTGTTCAACAAGATCCCTCTCTTTTATCTATTACAAATGATTTAGGCTGGAATTCTTTTCATCTTCTCATCGCTGATGGGTGCAGCCTAGACTTCTTTCGAGAAATAATCAATCAGCTCCCTTCTATACTTTCTTCCACCACTCTTTGTGGCAATAATTCGCTTCATTTTACCGCTTTTTATGGTCATTTAACCCTTTTCCTTGAAATTGCAGAGCTTGCCCCCTCTCTACTATCTGCAACTAATAATGATCATCAAATCCCTCTACATTTTGCTGTGCAAAAGGGTCACCTTAACATTTTCCGAGAAACCATCAAACTAAACCCCCTACTACTTTTACAAGTGCCTGCTGATCAAGTCATCGAAACTTTTGGAGCTTCTGAGTACCTGACTTGTCTATCTTCTACTTGTTTTAAAGCTGCAAGTCTCGCAGTTCCCTATTTATACTCAAACAACTTCAAAAATTGGATTTTCGGCTGCGCCAAAGCACCGTAATTTGCCGATTTTAAGTGACCTCATATTCCTAATATTAGGCCACTTAAAATCGACGAATTCCGAAAGCTTTCGCGTTGCCCAAAACCAATTTTTGAAGTTGTTTGAGTATATTGTGACTAGAATGAGTCGCTTTTCCAACCTGAGATAATGTCGCCATAACTCCATCAAATCCTTATGTATTTCTTCCAGATAGTTCTTTGAATATTTAAGATTGAAATTATTTCTTTGATAGACTCTTTTCCCTACCTTACATATAATCTATTCACTCTTTTTTAAAATATTAAAAGAGAGACAAAAAAAAAGGAAAATATAATGGCGGGCCCCAATAGCTCATCGCTTTACCAGCGATGGGAATCTTGTATTGATTTATGCTCATTTACAATGAGTCAAACTATTTCTTTAATGACGCGTCAAGTGACACTTCTAGACCCTTATGGTGTAGGGGCTTTAACTTCAT
Coding sequences within:
- the menC gene encoding o-succinylbenzoate synthase: MNPHSATVHEYTRPFGNQMRKGLLLQLEGKGGAESWGEIAPLENFSDESFEQAKAELLEELPHLLYEQWHPEYLSPSVHFGIESAILDLTLPTVSVPIPINALIVGTPDEMRVQAQNLIGYEAVKIKVGHLQLEESIDLVEELLSMMPEGMKVRIDANQSWTYDDGMTFARSFTPDTFEYLEEPFKTFEDYVAFPYPIALDETVRLAPSTSYLSLPYLRALIIKPTLMGGCTKLVPLLREAKQKDVDFILSSSYESELGIGLLAKVASRLQLPPVPMGLDTYRLFKDRLFEETINCNEGKLTFPKKWNLRAGCVIAHECI
- the menE gene encoding o-succinylbenzoate--CoA ligase, whose protein sequence is MSLHMNAFECPFSYHGRKNPKQIALVSAQTNWDYKTCHQVIETLAAALKQQGVKSGDRVAIYPTLEFSTPLLFFALFRLGAICCPLNTYSPLNQLPQTLDALTATYFVFPNTLKKKIPQVKQIALTFETLLKKSPSLSTDSHFLSKDARATYLMTSGTTQTPKIACHSLGNHYYSALGSNAYLPVQTGDRWLLSLPLYHVAGIALLFRTFLAGATVVIPEGKPHEVTTVLNSKATHVSFIPTQLQRLLDSASYSNLLKIQHQLKSILLGGSSIDTSLVQTCREQGLPVFPSYGMTEMSSQICTQFTTDCSAFSLGHPLPYREIAIDSKNEIQVRGKTLFLGYLNEQKSLNLPLNLNGFFATGDLGVYSPKSGLQIHGRKDRLFISGGENIYPEEIETYLRQVEGMIEVRIEPKLDEEYGMRPVAFIQSAKSYHQEELQDYLGSFLPKYKIPIAFYPLEKGIPKGLKSQI
- a CDS encoding acyl-CoA thioesterase, with amino-acid sequence MSFIYERIIRVQDTDATGVLYFANQLQISLEAFEEFMRMSGFSLTQMVEQRNFLLPIVHSEADYFLPITIGERVEVALNFTRIGTTSFTYSTELKREGELIGTASIVHVVYCPKRKQSQPIPEKLKSIIYKGEEK
- a CDS encoding tetratricopeptide repeat protein; this encodes MAKAQHIKPSSNLELPEDHTLDLEGLPKAGDYSVLSKALLKKGEFCLLHGDISGLRFFEMAIKLDPANSNLFYQQGLALFEYGSEEGKEEELILAGKSFKRATALSPSYFEAWHAWGNTLYLLGIRKSEPSYFQHARKKYEKALTLIADQPQDILADLYWDLGDLWLKLAEISGEATDLNLALKSYEKATLYQDDFSAEFWLNFGDVYFNLGEKTNDLRLHVKAINCYKNSISITISSHTGWLRLADTLKEIYSYTHDEDHYSQASECYSAAAQLCPNDEHLWTRWAELLLESGLHFRDTTKLRSCVEKCHRGHQCNPDAIQLVGIWAEALAYLGLFTEKLELLHEAENKIEELAEEAPEDPNVHYSYGMCLMATASYFKDVDFYYQAIEKFQEGLSLNRSLHRLWFGIAIAHVLAAEIDQDDKNFERACRFFERALNLKVNSTYHYNYGYCLLKFSDLNQEQETVEQAVYHFEKAISMQKNVAYQHPEWLYHYAISLDYLGEYNENDSSYVKALDILNHILMLNPEFPHIHSQLALTYSHYAELVNEPEIYKRAFHHYRIAHQRDKENDQIILDWGITLVNLAELLENSVESDEYYRDAEYKMIQSARLGNPHAYFSLACLYSLLGDYDRSICFLEKAHAFESLPSIEEVLEDEWLEGVRETDAFSRFIEKVESNVQE
- the yidC gene encoding membrane protein insertase YidC — protein: MNTRSMIFVIGLTAILFFVNQHFTSKRQQEYAEERKQQELVQKEQMSTVKQELEQRTASAKQLPLTRLFEDLQGHTFLSWSVISSDDSYLTMNWAEKMPKQIYVQKGSNFIPVHLITGETGVGKLSLYSAAHQPEIVSTYVPQIGMQDVQLVTFLNGAVQVTLAEYENGQMLFPAETPSSNAIAMYQLEGAYLPVGLYNAAKNSFQPMTNFKTFENLTTYRLDMHPSGTPSQEKFYVLENEYMQVVFSNWGGAIAEVNLPFEKTSSESVVLPISFDRIIDKKYPSNAHFPSRPFYAPVKGSEPVLKQPTEGGYYPMLRRGIQKGADYPPYTVPPQYYGFNIVSEDPETSQVFYEMTRFDENSIEFTANFQNRRITKIYSFPKTKEPAPYCLFASVKVDGDSRGLWVTSGVPEVELISGSPAPIIKYSSVQNQKSVVDKLSLPKESTTMSSIEPDWVANSNGYFAIIMDPLSEISAGFQANKVPGNLDPSRIAMIDAKYDLYPVSKYPGYMVHMPLRKTSQPLDFRLFMGPQEHTILKQVDATFTNQVTGYNPHYTETQSFHGWFSFISEPFAKFLFLIMNFFYKITHSWGFSIILLTIVLRIMMYPLNAWSIKSNLKLQALSPKMKKIQDKYKKDPKRQQLEMMQLYKQHKANPLGGCLPLIIQMPFLIGMFDLLKSTFSLRGASFIPGWIDNLTAPDVLFSWSYPIPFIGTSFHLLPILLGVVMFFQQKLMTSKNKEEMTDQQKQQQKMGSIMTIAFTVLFYKFPSGLNIYWFSSMLLQILQQWYASKRTQLKNNPNNPREVVINPKKSK
- a CDS encoding DnaA ATPase domain-containing protein; amino-acid sequence: MRTWHDFLKMLEKDLGKETVDKWLRPLKILKFDAANLYLDATDSFQILWYKEHVTKELMDPNGRKIKLHFYLNGQPLKSRVKKTTTEESSPKQYFSPDHLASHATFENFIKEESPFLACDLLTHIDSTYNPIFLYGPSGCGKTHLLMATAHKLKKDGKNVFYVRAETFTEHVIRAFRTSSLQEFRPTYRNLDCLILDDIQMLKGKNTTQEELFHTFNRLHTQGMQIVLSSSSSPRELDGIEERLKSRFEWGITLPLSVATSSECKQILAKRSESLSLPLTELMQTHLLRTFQTLPSLIRALEALALRLHQSQLKLDISMIDHLLQDLIREEKGQQLTPDIILQHIAETFQVNAEDIMGKSQNKEHVLPRKMAMYFCRTILRMPYLKIGEFFSRDHSTVMSSVKQIEKGKASKDKNIAPALFQIQQKFLNY